Proteins encoded within one genomic window of Papio anubis isolate 15944 chromosome X, Panubis1.0, whole genome shotgun sequence:
- the LOC101021271 gene encoding UPF0472 protein C16orf72, translated as MEEQQQEGEAEVAEHWFSKWERQCLAEAEQEEQLPPELQEEAAAELAGLKSEKQKLWHLFQISATAVAQLYKDSGCQQQGLSMWDPFQNAAMAVTSLYKESGDAHQRSFHLGVQVGHQRRIKDVLEWVKKGRSTIRREDLISFLCGKVPPAPPPPRTPRTPPKPPTGAPSQAVATESSSSVDVDLQPFQEATALHGLSGAMAGISMRSGDSPQDSGVASSGRRKSSFLEDDLNPFGSEELALHLDSGGIRKRTSAQCGDGTTDSPIQKRNRMV; from the coding sequence atggaggagcagcagcaggagggcGAGGCCGAGGTCGCGGAGCATTGGTTTTCCAAGTGGGAGCGCCAGTGCCTGGCTGAGGCCGAGCAGGAGGAGCAGCTGCCCCCCGAGCTGCAGGAGGAGGCGGCTGCAGAGTTGGCGGGGCTCAAGAGCGAGAAGCAGAAGCTGTGGCACCTCTTCCAGATCTCGGCCACCGCCGTTGCTCAGCTTTACAAGGATTCTGGGTGCCAACAGCAAGGACTTTCCATGTGGGACCCCTTCCAGAATGCGGCCATGGCCGTGACCAGCCTCTACAAAGAGAGCGGGGATGCCCACCAACGAAGTTTTCACTTGGGGGTCCAGGTTGGCCACCAGCGTCGCATCAAAGATGTGCTGGAGTGGGTGAAAAAGGGCCGGAGCACCATTCGTCGTGAAGACTTGATTAGCTTCCTGTGTGGCAAAGTGCCCCCCGCTCCTCCTCCACCTCGCACTCCTAGGACACCCCCGAAGCCACCCACTGGGGCCCCCAGCCAGGCTGTGGCAACTGAGTCCAGCTCATCGGTGGACGTCGACCTGCAGCCCTTCCAGGAGGCGACCGCCCTGCATGGCCTCAGTGGCGCTATGGCCGGCATCAGCATGCGATCAGGCGACTCGCCTCAAGACAGCGGTGTCGCCAGCAGTGGGCGCCGAAAAAGTAGCTTCTTGGAGGACGACTTGAATCCCTTCGGCTCAGAGGAACTGGCCCTCCATCTGGACAGTGGGGGGATCCGCAAGCGCACCTCGGCCCAATGCGGTGATGGCACCACAGACTCACCAATCCAAAAGCGCAACCGAATGGTCTAA